A single genomic interval of Littorina saxatilis isolate snail1 linkage group LG17, US_GU_Lsax_2.0, whole genome shotgun sequence harbors:
- the LOC138953462 gene encoding uncharacterized protein isoform X1 — protein sequence MDDCNLEKLAIKPGKLSPAFNRNVTEYDVTVPSNVDKLNVDPMTSDTGASYSISGSEGSKVVPLKEGEVTDIKIEVSAEDGTVKKYFIHTKRLSAKDASLSDLTADKGFLQPSFNPDVTEYTCLLPCQVTSVKVTPVAPDPKSEALVNGKKPGDATSLCVGETRVEIQVTSPDGSNKKEYILDLIRKPLPRYVKFVDPKKALEFECPISLSPLYRPITVKGSNPKHTYSAPFMDSVTRTAKVDLLSGEALSPDWRIVDRELEAKMAAEPAVIPLTYSGATEPVKFGELAAQLEKCNVQPKVEDPKDRFQKASLSSNHKVEAWKWEKQLQQVFDETDPAKLVEGACAELEKYYLSLPATAQGYHQFNESESPMDYLQNASHYYATAIKFKPKDANLHFQLAMVLEEKYFAEDMFGLKKTEVADDIPSFNIKAKESSKEEEVLAICKLRNVESGAPVAMQLKALDEEYHHLLDSGQGGKADHIQVLFAWYSKKISQEGAAAHKAEDAGNPLGQAFLKYQDAMTLDESKSLYNFHVGRLLVTQGNYDDAVKRLEASLCWNAQHQLSRIYLGLALSLQKDGPGGRLKECVRYLLEGMEVLLTDLSKQAATLHENMVKNKLYAEHVVRPTNVHLLRGLIQLGQLLAANADKEAMSARDVFHTAALLATQAMPDVYRADVYQQMEWVLLDAHAVLLEILMAEGKAEELIAQRCQRLSALIDNATIPQNESLLNVQERTSQNLVRIQPCNSHALYLLGSAQFNKYESSTPGDAATKQLHDARTSFEASVELQGKPAEGGVPELVANQEWYQEQKKKKEEKAKKAAEAKTSTTSLAAKPAAAPAKGGPAAPRGGATAGRGTAPAPAARGRGAPASPARGGAVAGRGAVAPQRGATTPAGPGRGGAVAAKAPAGKTPGTAGSKSGHKCQATPPPVTPTAQKPKPAAAPAPASQPAPEAATPEPAKSKKPAPINPKTYQAYLGLARVYRALENPKEAQKYYEIVSNMNPEIHDAYIESAEMLVKADPLSAVDVYMKFPISEKPSFDDAYIFGEIIRILMKFEKYDDERLPTSMITYGKILGLGVLDRYVKVLEEKFKNKLLQRVYSGVNGKSVDDPDMQAFFKFKCWI from the exons ATGGACGACTGCAACTTGGAAAAGCTTGCCATCAAGCCAGGGAAGCTTTCCCCTGCATTTAATCGAAATGTCACGGAATACGACGTTACAGTCCCCAGCAATGTCGATAAACTCAACGTTGACCCGATGACAAGCGACACTGGTGCATCCTACTCCATATCG GGAAGTGAAGGATCAAAAGTAGTACCTCTGAAAGAAGGGGAGGTCACTGACATTAAGATTGAAGTCTCAGCAGAAGATGGAACGGTGAAGAAATACTTCATTCATACCAAACGCCTTTCCGCCAAAGACGCTAGTCTGAGTGACTTGACTGCCGACAAGGGATTTCTGCAGCCAAGCTTCAACCCTGATGTCACTGAGTACACTT GTTTGCTTCCATGTCAGGTGACATCAGTGAAGGTAACGCCTGTTGCTCCGGACCCCAAAAGTGAGGCCTTGGTGAATGGAAAGAAACCAGGGGATGCCACCTCTCTGTGTGTTGGAGAGACTAGAGTGGAGATACAGGTCACATCTCCGGATGGATCCAATAAAAAG GAATACATTCTTGATCTCATTCGCAAGCCATTGCCGAGGTACGTCAAGTTTgtggatccaaagaaggccctGGAGTTTGAGTGTCCCATCTCCCTCAGCCCCCTTTATCGACCGATCACAGTCAAAGGGAGCAATCCCAAACACACATACTCTGCTCCGTTCATGGACTCAGTGACACGCACCGCCAAAGTGGATTTATTGAGCGGAGAGGCTTTGTCCCCTGACTGGCGTATTGTCGACAGGGAACTGGAGGCCAAGATGGCCGCTGAACCTGCCGTTATTCCACTCACTTACAGTG GTGCAACAGAACCAGTGAAGTTTGGAGAGTTGGCAGCACAGCTGGAGAAATGTAATGTTCAACCAAAAGTTGAG GATCCCAAAGACCGGTTTCAGAAAGCATCTTTATCTTCAAACCACAAGGTTGAG GCGTGGAAGTGGGAGAAGCAGCTTCAGCAGGTGTTCGACGAAACAGATCCTGCAAAGTTAGTGGAGGGTGCATGCGCAGAACTTGAAAAGTATTACCTGAGTCTGCCAGCTACAG CTCAGGGCTACCACCAGTTCAACGAGAGTGAATCACCAATGGACTACCTTCAGAATGCAAGTCATTATTATGCCACTGCAATCAAGTTCAAGCCCAAAGACGCCAACCTCCACTTTCAGCTTGCCATGGTTCTGGAAGAAAAGTACTTTGCTGAGGACATGTTTGGGCTGAAGAAGACTGAG GTAGCCGATGACATACCCTCGTTCAACATTAAAGCCAAGGAGAGCTCTAAGGAGGAGGAGGTGCTGGCCATCTGCAAACTGCGCAACGTGGAGTCCGGAGCGCCAGTGGCCATGCAACTGAAAGCACTGGACGAGGAGTACCACCACTTGCTGGACAGCGGTCAGGGGGGCAAGGCTGATCACATCCAGGTCCTCTTTGCCTGGTATTCCAAGAAAATCTCTCAG GAAGGAGCAGCAGCACACAAAGCAGAGGATGCTGGGAACCCACTGGGTCAGGCGTTCCTCAAGTACCAGGATGCCATGACACTGGACGAATCCAAGTCTCTGTACAACTTCCACGTGGGGCGTCTGCTGGTTACCCAGGGCAACTATGATGATGCTGTGAAGCGACTGGAGGCATCGCTGTGCTGGAATGCCCAGCATCAGTTGTCAAG AATCTACTTGGGTCTTGCCTTAAGCCTGCAAAAGGACGGCCCAGGAGGGAGACTGAAGGAGTGTGTCAGGTATCTGCTGGAAGGCATGGAGGTTCTCCTCACCGATCTCAGCAAGCAGGCTGCCACGCTGCATGAAAACAT GGTGAAGAACAAGCTGTATGCAGAGCACGTGGTGAGGCCAACCAATGTACACTTGTTGCGAGGTCTGATACAACTGGGACAGTTACTGGCAGCCAATGCTGACAAGGAGGCCATGTCTGCGCGCGATGTCTTCCACAC TGCAGCGCTGCTGGCAACGCAGGCCATGCCGGATGTGTACCGGGCGGACGTGTACCAGCAGATGGAGTGGGTGTTGCTGGATGCTCACGCTGTGTTGCTGGAGATCCTCATGGCGGAGGGAAAGGCTGAGGAGTTGATTGCACAGCGCTGTCAGAGGCTGTCCGCTCTCATTGATAATGCCACCATCCCACAGAATGAAAGTCTCCTGAATGTGCAGGAAAGG ACGTCTCAAAATCTGGTTCGAATCCAACCCTGCAACAGCCATGCCCTGTACCTGCTAGGCTCTGCGCAGTTCAACAAGTATGAGAGTAGCACACCGGGCGATGCTGCCACCAAACAGCTTCATGATGCTCGTACCTCTTTCGAGGCCAGCGTCGAACTGCAGGGCAAACCAGCAGAAGGAGGAGTGCCTGAGCTTGTAGCAA ATCAGGAGTGGTACCaggagcagaagaagaagaaggaggagaaagccaagaAAGCGGCTGAGGCCAAAACGAGCACAACATCACTTGCAGCCAAACCTGCAGCTGCGCCAGCGAAGGGAGGGCCTGCAGCACCCAGAGGAGGGGCTACGGCTGGTCGTGGTACTGCCCCTGCTCCCGCCGCTAGAGGGAGGGGAGCTCCTGCCTCACCCGCCAGGGGAG GAGCTGTAGCAGGCAGGGGAGCTGTAGCACCACAGAGAGGGGCAACCACTCCAGCAGGACCTGGTCGTGGGGGAGCTGTTGCAGCTAAG GCCCCAGCAGGCAAGACACCAGGCACAGCGGGCAGTAAGTCTGGGCACAAGTGTCAGGCCACCCCTCCCCCTGTGACTCCCACAGCACAGAAACCCAAGCCTG CTGCAGCTCCTGCCCCTGCTTCTCAGCCGGCTCCAGAAGCCGCCACCCCAGAACCAGCCAAATCCAAGAAGCCAGCACCGATCAATCCAAAGACATACCAGGCTTATCTCGGTCTCGCTCGTGTCTACCGAGCGCTTGAGAACCCCAAGGAGGCTCAGAAATACTACGAAATTGTCAGCAACATGAATCCTGAG ATACATGATGCCTACATAGAAAGTGCTGAAATGCTTGTAAAGGCAGATCCTCTGTCAGCGGTGGATGTCTACATGAAATTCCCCATCTCAGAAAAACCCAGCTTTGACGATGCCTACATCTTTGGAGAAATCATTCGAATTCTCATGAAATTTGAGAAGTACGATGATGAGAGGCTGCCTACTAGCATGATTACATACGGCAAAATTCTTGGGCTAG GTGTGCTGGATCGCTATGTGAAGGTTCTAGAGGAGAAGTTCAAGAACAAGTTGCTGCAGCGAGTGTATTCTGGTGTCAACGGAAAGAGTGTGGATGATCCTGACATGCAAGCattcttcaagttcaagtgCTGGATATAA
- the LOC138953462 gene encoding uncharacterized protein isoform X2: MDDCNLEKLAIKPGKLSPAFNRNVTEYDVTVPSNVDKLNVDPMTSDTGASYSISGSEGSKVVPLKEGEVTDIKIEVSAEDGTVKKYFIHTKRLSAKDASLSDLTADKGFLQPSFNPDVTEYTCLLPCQVTSVKVTPVAPDPKSEALVNGKKPGDATSLCVGETRVEIQVTSPDGSNKKEYILDLIRKPLPRYVKFVDPKKALEFECPISLSPLYRPITVKGSNPKHTYSAPFMDSVTRTAKVDLLSGEALSPDWRIVDRELEAKMAAEPAVIPLTYSGATEPVKFGELAAQLEKCNVQPKVEDPKDRFQKASLSSNHKVEAWKWEKQLQQVFDETDPAKLVEGACAELEKYYLSLPATAQGYHQFNESESPMDYLQNASHYYATAIKFKPKDANLHFQLAMVLEEKYFAEDMFGLKKTEVADDIPSFNIKAKESSKEEEVLAICKLRNVESGAPVAMQLKALDEEYHHLLDSGQGGKADHIQVLFAWYSKKISQEGAAAHKAEDAGNPLGQAFLKYQDAMTLDESKSLYNFHVGRLLVTQGNYDDAVKRLEASLCWNAQHQLSRIYLGLALSLQKDGPGGRLKECVRYLLEGMEVLLTDLSKQAATLHENMVKNKLYAEHVVRPTNVHLLRGLIQLGQLLAANADKEAMSARDVFHTAALLATQAMPDVYRADVYQQMEWVLLDAHAVLLEILMAEGKAEELIAQRCQRLSALIDNATIPQNESLLNVQERTSQNLVRIQPCNSHALYLLGSAQFNKYESSTPGDAATKQLHDARTSFEASVELQGKPAEGGVPELVANQEWYQEQKKKKEEKAKKAAEAKTSTTSLAAKPAAAPAKGGPAAPRGGATAGRGTAPAPAARGRGAPASPARGGAVAGRGAVAPQRGATTPAGPGRGGAVAAKAPAGKTPGTAGTAAPAPASQPAPEAATPEPAKSKKPAPINPKTYQAYLGLARVYRALENPKEAQKYYEIVSNMNPEIHDAYIESAEMLVKADPLSAVDVYMKFPISEKPSFDDAYIFGEIIRILMKFEKYDDERLPTSMITYGKILGLGVLDRYVKVLEEKFKNKLLQRVYSGVNGKSVDDPDMQAFFKFKCWI; the protein is encoded by the exons ATGGACGACTGCAACTTGGAAAAGCTTGCCATCAAGCCAGGGAAGCTTTCCCCTGCATTTAATCGAAATGTCACGGAATACGACGTTACAGTCCCCAGCAATGTCGATAAACTCAACGTTGACCCGATGACAAGCGACACTGGTGCATCCTACTCCATATCG GGAAGTGAAGGATCAAAAGTAGTACCTCTGAAAGAAGGGGAGGTCACTGACATTAAGATTGAAGTCTCAGCAGAAGATGGAACGGTGAAGAAATACTTCATTCATACCAAACGCCTTTCCGCCAAAGACGCTAGTCTGAGTGACTTGACTGCCGACAAGGGATTTCTGCAGCCAAGCTTCAACCCTGATGTCACTGAGTACACTT GTTTGCTTCCATGTCAGGTGACATCAGTGAAGGTAACGCCTGTTGCTCCGGACCCCAAAAGTGAGGCCTTGGTGAATGGAAAGAAACCAGGGGATGCCACCTCTCTGTGTGTTGGAGAGACTAGAGTGGAGATACAGGTCACATCTCCGGATGGATCCAATAAAAAG GAATACATTCTTGATCTCATTCGCAAGCCATTGCCGAGGTACGTCAAGTTTgtggatccaaagaaggccctGGAGTTTGAGTGTCCCATCTCCCTCAGCCCCCTTTATCGACCGATCACAGTCAAAGGGAGCAATCCCAAACACACATACTCTGCTCCGTTCATGGACTCAGTGACACGCACCGCCAAAGTGGATTTATTGAGCGGAGAGGCTTTGTCCCCTGACTGGCGTATTGTCGACAGGGAACTGGAGGCCAAGATGGCCGCTGAACCTGCCGTTATTCCACTCACTTACAGTG GTGCAACAGAACCAGTGAAGTTTGGAGAGTTGGCAGCACAGCTGGAGAAATGTAATGTTCAACCAAAAGTTGAG GATCCCAAAGACCGGTTTCAGAAAGCATCTTTATCTTCAAACCACAAGGTTGAG GCGTGGAAGTGGGAGAAGCAGCTTCAGCAGGTGTTCGACGAAACAGATCCTGCAAAGTTAGTGGAGGGTGCATGCGCAGAACTTGAAAAGTATTACCTGAGTCTGCCAGCTACAG CTCAGGGCTACCACCAGTTCAACGAGAGTGAATCACCAATGGACTACCTTCAGAATGCAAGTCATTATTATGCCACTGCAATCAAGTTCAAGCCCAAAGACGCCAACCTCCACTTTCAGCTTGCCATGGTTCTGGAAGAAAAGTACTTTGCTGAGGACATGTTTGGGCTGAAGAAGACTGAG GTAGCCGATGACATACCCTCGTTCAACATTAAAGCCAAGGAGAGCTCTAAGGAGGAGGAGGTGCTGGCCATCTGCAAACTGCGCAACGTGGAGTCCGGAGCGCCAGTGGCCATGCAACTGAAAGCACTGGACGAGGAGTACCACCACTTGCTGGACAGCGGTCAGGGGGGCAAGGCTGATCACATCCAGGTCCTCTTTGCCTGGTATTCCAAGAAAATCTCTCAG GAAGGAGCAGCAGCACACAAAGCAGAGGATGCTGGGAACCCACTGGGTCAGGCGTTCCTCAAGTACCAGGATGCCATGACACTGGACGAATCCAAGTCTCTGTACAACTTCCACGTGGGGCGTCTGCTGGTTACCCAGGGCAACTATGATGATGCTGTGAAGCGACTGGAGGCATCGCTGTGCTGGAATGCCCAGCATCAGTTGTCAAG AATCTACTTGGGTCTTGCCTTAAGCCTGCAAAAGGACGGCCCAGGAGGGAGACTGAAGGAGTGTGTCAGGTATCTGCTGGAAGGCATGGAGGTTCTCCTCACCGATCTCAGCAAGCAGGCTGCCACGCTGCATGAAAACAT GGTGAAGAACAAGCTGTATGCAGAGCACGTGGTGAGGCCAACCAATGTACACTTGTTGCGAGGTCTGATACAACTGGGACAGTTACTGGCAGCCAATGCTGACAAGGAGGCCATGTCTGCGCGCGATGTCTTCCACAC TGCAGCGCTGCTGGCAACGCAGGCCATGCCGGATGTGTACCGGGCGGACGTGTACCAGCAGATGGAGTGGGTGTTGCTGGATGCTCACGCTGTGTTGCTGGAGATCCTCATGGCGGAGGGAAAGGCTGAGGAGTTGATTGCACAGCGCTGTCAGAGGCTGTCCGCTCTCATTGATAATGCCACCATCCCACAGAATGAAAGTCTCCTGAATGTGCAGGAAAGG ACGTCTCAAAATCTGGTTCGAATCCAACCCTGCAACAGCCATGCCCTGTACCTGCTAGGCTCTGCGCAGTTCAACAAGTATGAGAGTAGCACACCGGGCGATGCTGCCACCAAACAGCTTCATGATGCTCGTACCTCTTTCGAGGCCAGCGTCGAACTGCAGGGCAAACCAGCAGAAGGAGGAGTGCCTGAGCTTGTAGCAA ATCAGGAGTGGTACCaggagcagaagaagaagaaggaggagaaagccaagaAAGCGGCTGAGGCCAAAACGAGCACAACATCACTTGCAGCCAAACCTGCAGCTGCGCCAGCGAAGGGAGGGCCTGCAGCACCCAGAGGAGGGGCTACGGCTGGTCGTGGTACTGCCCCTGCTCCCGCCGCTAGAGGGAGGGGAGCTCCTGCCTCACCCGCCAGGGGAG GAGCTGTAGCAGGCAGGGGAGCTGTAGCACCACAGAGAGGGGCAACCACTCCAGCAGGACCTGGTCGTGGGGGAGCTGTTGCAGCTAAG GCCCCAGCAGGCAAGACACCAGGCACAGCGGGCA CTGCAGCTCCTGCCCCTGCTTCTCAGCCGGCTCCAGAAGCCGCCACCCCAGAACCAGCCAAATCCAAGAAGCCAGCACCGATCAATCCAAAGACATACCAGGCTTATCTCGGTCTCGCTCGTGTCTACCGAGCGCTTGAGAACCCCAAGGAGGCTCAGAAATACTACGAAATTGTCAGCAACATGAATCCTGAG ATACATGATGCCTACATAGAAAGTGCTGAAATGCTTGTAAAGGCAGATCCTCTGTCAGCGGTGGATGTCTACATGAAATTCCCCATCTCAGAAAAACCCAGCTTTGACGATGCCTACATCTTTGGAGAAATCATTCGAATTCTCATGAAATTTGAGAAGTACGATGATGAGAGGCTGCCTACTAGCATGATTACATACGGCAAAATTCTTGGGCTAG GTGTGCTGGATCGCTATGTGAAGGTTCTAGAGGAGAAGTTCAAGAACAAGTTGCTGCAGCGAGTGTATTCTGGTGTCAACGGAAAGAGTGTGGATGATCCTGACATGCAAGCattcttcaagttcaagtgCTGGATATAA
- the LOC138953466 gene encoding DNA polymerase alpha subunit B-like, with amino-acid sequence MLILLYTAVLQTGSRHTFFAGVTTVDSGNAKITNKMPSIADDALHEEFEMFGVDLNDDLCPKLRDLCLQFHLDEAQVAQEWVAFKCSKNVKTMTEPTLEKFEREWLPKKGLKAPKKETAAATSSGIANRIVDEDVDIISMYATSSTPTNAAKTSGKRQVTPDDRDALRKRLADSERSPVVMPRTTDSPKGANTSLTMSSSKNSRFVERKNAGDVVASFGAVDNAVWKGSSQGCTVAPYNTAQTVGTQYKYMFQKLTEKAHVLNEQIEDMEELLKTQLNVEELSHIGIPAQEVVQVAGRVACDSNGKLNGQSVVLEGSRTTSYGRSVPVDLSELKEYALFPGQVIAADAVNSTGKKLLIKKICPSPKLPFPQPVAKSEPGSSLRAVVAAGPFTTSDDLQYDPLLALLDTIRKDHPDVCILIGPFVDVKNNIIESGKMNETYEETFKKCMEMIAEDTKNLGCQIIVVPSCRDAHHHPVYPQGPFVWASRPQHMHFVPDPCTLVINNVVFGITSTDILFHLSAEEVALCAPGTTDRLGRLAQHMLDQHSYYPLYPPSEDVNADLEHFEEGVKMSVTPHVLIAPSDLRYFMKDLSGCCSVNPGRLAKGQVGGTYARLLLHPPSSSLPTSIVSSAAGQILRI; translated from the exons ATGTTGATATTATTGTACACTGCAGTACTGCAAACCGGAAGCAGACACACTTTTTTCGCGGGAGTTACAACTGTTGACAGCGGCAACGCCAAAATTACGAACAAAATGCCTTCTATAGCTGACGATGCGCTTCACGAAGAATTTGAGATGTTCGGAGTGGATCTTAACGATGATCTTTGTCCAAAAT TACGAGACCTGTGCCTGCAGTTCCACCTGGATGAAGCCCAAGTCGCACAAGAGTGGGTGGCTTTCAAATGCTCCAAGAATGTCAAAACCATGACAGAACCCACTCTTGAAAAATTTGAAAGGGAG TGGTTGCCAAAGAAAGGGTTGAAAGCCCCCAAAAAGGAGACAGCGGCTGCAACTTCAAGCGGTATTGCAAACCG GATAGTAGATGAGGATGTTGATATAATCAGCATGTATGCCACCTCCTCCACACCCACCAATGCTGCTAAG ACGAGTGGCAAGCGGCAGGTGACACCAGATGACAGAGATGCACTCAGGAAACGTCTGGCCGACAGTGAAAGGAGTCCCGTCGTCATGCCGAGAACCACAGACTCTCCAAAAGG TGCTAACACCAGCTTGACTATGAGCAGCTCAAAGAACAGCAGGTTTGTGGAGCGTAAGAACGCCGGTGATGTGGTCGCGTCTTTTGGTGCCGTGGACAACGCTGTGTGGAAGGGAAGCAGCCAGGGATGTACAGTGGCGCCCTACAACACAGCACAGACTGTCGGCACACAGTACAAATACATGTTCCAGAAGCTGACAGAAAAGGCACATG TGCTGAATGAACAAATAGAAGACATGGAGGAGCTGCTGAAGACACAGCTCAATGTGGAGGAGCTATCTCACATTGGAATCCCTGCACAG GAAGTGGTACAGGTGGCAGGACGAGTGGCGTGCGACAGCAATGGCAAACTGAACGGTCAGTCTGTGGTCCTAGAAGGGTCACGCACCACATCATACGGCCGCTCCGTACCTGTGGACCTGTCAGAACTCAAAGAGTATGCTCTCTTTCCTGGACAG GTCATTGCTGCTGATGCTGTCAACAGTACTGGAAAGAAACTGCTGATCAAGAAGATTTGTCCG AGTCCAAAGCTACCATTCCCACAACCTGTTGCCAAATCAGAACCAG GGTCCAGTTTACGGGCAGTGGTGGCTGCTGGTCCGTTCACCACATCCGATGACCTGCAGTATGACCCTCTGCTGGCACTGCTGGACACAATTCGTAAGGATCACCCCGATGTCTGCATTTTG ATTGGTCCTTTTGTTGACGTCAAAAACAATATTATTGAG AGTGGCAAGATGAACGAAACTTATGAGGAGACATTCAAGAAATGCATGGAGATGATCGCTGAAGACACCAAAAA CCTGGGATGCCAGATCATAGTGGTACCGTCATGTCGTGACGCACACCATCACCCTGTCTACCCTCAAGGCCCATTTGTGTGGGCAAGTCGGCCTCAG CACATGCACTTTGTCCCCGATCCTTGCACCCTGGTCATAAACAACGTTGTGTTTGGTATCACATCCACCGACATTCTCTTTCACCTCAGCGCTGAGGAAGTGGCACT GTGTGCCCCAGGTACCACTGACCGCCTTGGACGCCTTGCCCAACACATGCTCGACCAACACAG TTACTACCCTCTTTATCCTCCCTCTGAAGACGTAAATGCAGACTTGGAGCATTTTGAGGAGGGAGTGAAAATGTCCGTCACCCCACATGTTCTCATCGCTCCCTCTGATCTCCGCTACTTCATGAAG GACCTCAGCGGATGTTGCAGCGTGAACCCTGGACGTCTGGCCAAGGGACAAGTGGGGGGAACGTACGCACGCCTTCTTCTTCACCCTCCTTCCTCCTCTCTGCCCACCTCCATCGTGTCTTCTGCTGCTGGCCAGATTCTACGCATATAG